The Falco biarmicus isolate bFalBia1 chromosome 20, bFalBia1.pri, whole genome shotgun sequence genome window below encodes:
- the LAYN gene encoding layilin isoform X2, with protein MLVAAALCAAALGWAAGARRLGGQTVCRGGTQRPCYKVVYFHDASRRVSYEEAHLACRADGGHLVSIETEAEQRLIEKFIESLLASDGDFWIGLRRKKEKVDNSTECQNLYSWSDGSSSKFRNWYVDEPSCGSEICVVMYHQPSAPPGVGGPYMFQWNDDRCNMKNNFICKYPLEKPTDAPIDNSQRGAATEPLNPVFPEERRKKDANVTVVEAKGPVQSLAYILIPSIPVLLLLMVITAIFCFWLSVKRRQERIDASPKEEDAWLSNPRRNSPNLDIYKVIKTQSEADLAGTRPDTKNSSFRMQEDKVLDSLSRDDDDAAMNTSTSGFVTLASTGSGFVTNDIYELCGDRVGRSQESAWVENEIYGY; from the exons GACAGACGGTTTGCCGGGGTGGAACACAGCGACCATGCTACAAAGTCGTTTATTTTCATGATGCTTCACGCAGGGTCAGCTATGAGGAAGCACACCTCGCCTGCAGAGCTGACGGTGGACATCTAGTCAGCATCGAAACGGAAGCAGAGCAAAGACTGATTGAAAAATTCATTGAGAGTCTCTTAGCTTCTGATGGAGATTTTTGGATAGGGCttaggaggaaaaaggagaaggtAGACAATAGTACAGAGTGTCAGAACCTCTACTCCTGGTCAGATGGCAGTTCATCCAAGTTTCG GAACTGGTATGTAGATGAGCCATCCTGTGGGAGTGAAATCTGTGTTGTGATGTACCACCAGCCATCTGCCCCACCAGGTGTCGGAGGTCCTTACATGTTTCAGTGGAACGATGACAGAtgcaacatgaaaaataacttcatttgcAAATATCCTCTTG agaaacCAACAGATGCTCCAATAGATAATTCTCAAAGAG GTGCCGCAACAGAGCCGTTAAACCCAGTATTCCCAGAAGAACGCCGTAAGAAAGACGCTAATGTAACAGTTGTAGAAGCCAAAG GACCTGTTCAGAGTCTTGCCTACATCCTTATTCCCAGCattcctgtgctgcttctcctgaTGGTCATTACAGCCATCTTCTGCTTTTGGCTCTCTGTGAAGAG GAGGCAGGAGCGAATAGATGCAAGCCCAAAGGAGGAAGATGCATGGCTGTCTAACCCCAGGAGGAACAGCCCAAATCTGGATATTTACAAAGTAATCAAGACGCAATCAGAAGCAGATCTGGCTGGAACCAGGCCTGACACTAAGAATTCTTCCTTCCGGATGCAGGAAGATAAGGTGCTTGACAGCCTCTCCAGGGATGATGACGATGCTGCAATGAACACATCAACCAGTGGCTTTGTGACCTTGGCCAGTACTGGCAGTGGCTTTGTGACCAACGATATCTATGAGCTGTGCGGAGATCGTGTGGGGAGGAGCCAGGAATCAGCCTGGGTGGAGAATGAGATTTATGGATATTAA
- the LAYN gene encoding layilin isoform X1: MLVAAALCAAALGWAAGARRLGAVDVSLRRGQTVCRGGTQRPCYKVVYFHDASRRVSYEEAHLACRADGGHLVSIETEAEQRLIEKFIESLLASDGDFWIGLRRKKEKVDNSTECQNLYSWSDGSSSKFRNWYVDEPSCGSEICVVMYHQPSAPPGVGGPYMFQWNDDRCNMKNNFICKYPLEKPTDAPIDNSQRGAATEPLNPVFPEERRKKDANVTVVEAKGPVQSLAYILIPSIPVLLLLMVITAIFCFWLSVKRRQERIDASPKEEDAWLSNPRRNSPNLDIYKVIKTQSEADLAGTRPDTKNSSFRMQEDKVLDSLSRDDDDAAMNTSTSGFVTLASTGSGFVTNDIYELCGDRVGRSQESAWVENEIYGY, encoded by the exons CAGTGGACGTATCCCTCAGGAGAG GACAGACGGTTTGCCGGGGTGGAACACAGCGACCATGCTACAAAGTCGTTTATTTTCATGATGCTTCACGCAGGGTCAGCTATGAGGAAGCACACCTCGCCTGCAGAGCTGACGGTGGACATCTAGTCAGCATCGAAACGGAAGCAGAGCAAAGACTGATTGAAAAATTCATTGAGAGTCTCTTAGCTTCTGATGGAGATTTTTGGATAGGGCttaggaggaaaaaggagaaggtAGACAATAGTACAGAGTGTCAGAACCTCTACTCCTGGTCAGATGGCAGTTCATCCAAGTTTCG GAACTGGTATGTAGATGAGCCATCCTGTGGGAGTGAAATCTGTGTTGTGATGTACCACCAGCCATCTGCCCCACCAGGTGTCGGAGGTCCTTACATGTTTCAGTGGAACGATGACAGAtgcaacatgaaaaataacttcatttgcAAATATCCTCTTG agaaacCAACAGATGCTCCAATAGATAATTCTCAAAGAG GTGCCGCAACAGAGCCGTTAAACCCAGTATTCCCAGAAGAACGCCGTAAGAAAGACGCTAATGTAACAGTTGTAGAAGCCAAAG GACCTGTTCAGAGTCTTGCCTACATCCTTATTCCCAGCattcctgtgctgcttctcctgaTGGTCATTACAGCCATCTTCTGCTTTTGGCTCTCTGTGAAGAG GAGGCAGGAGCGAATAGATGCAAGCCCAAAGGAGGAAGATGCATGGCTGTCTAACCCCAGGAGGAACAGCCCAAATCTGGATATTTACAAAGTAATCAAGACGCAATCAGAAGCAGATCTGGCTGGAACCAGGCCTGACACTAAGAATTCTTCCTTCCGGATGCAGGAAGATAAGGTGCTTGACAGCCTCTCCAGGGATGATGACGATGCTGCAATGAACACATCAACCAGTGGCTTTGTGACCTTGGCCAGTACTGGCAGTGGCTTTGTGACCAACGATATCTATGAGCTGTGCGGAGATCGTGTGGGGAGGAGCCAGGAATCAGCCTGGGTGGAGAATGAGATTTATGGATATTAA